The segment TGATTACCGATACAGCCGCATGGCTGCGTCGTAAAATGAAGTTTTCAGAAATCCAAAAACGGTTTTATATGAGCCGATCGCTTCGATATTGGATTTTAGGTCTTAGTTTAGTTCTATCAGCGGTGATGGGGGTGGCGGCATTTGAGCTGATCAGCCCTGTTTCAATGGCGCATCGAGGAGCCGTATTCGGTATGGGTATGGGCGGCGGCGCTTTAGCAGTCATATTTTTATTTGATCTGCTGGTTCACGAAAACGGATGGTGCGGTTATATTTGTCCCTTGGGTGCATCGTATGCGCTTATCGGCAAATTTTCCCTTATCCGTGTTCACCATGATGCCAATAAATGTACCGATTGCCGAGATTGTATTACGGTGTGCCCTGAAAAAGAGGTACTCCATATGATCAATCGCAGCAGTGAAAGTGTCTTAATGGGTGAATGTACCAATTGCGGCAGATGTGTTGATGTTTGTAAAGAAGACGCGCTCGGATTTTCGATTCGAAGTCAGTTAAAACAACCAAAGGATGAAGAATGAAAGCAAATCGAATCATCGGTAGCCTAGTAGCTGCTTGTATTTTAATCAGCGGTGTCTATGCCGCGAGCAATGCCAATGCCGGTATAGACGAAAAAGATTTGGGAATGCGCAAAGCGGAAGTGTATACGGAAGATACTGCTGCACCCGATGGTACGAACTACCACAAAGAAGCTCCGGGGACATCCAAAAAGATCGAACGTGCCTATGTCAATGCACCGCCGATGATTCCTCATGATATCAGTGACCTCGGTGAAATTGACAAAAACAATAATGCCTGCCTCGGGTGTCATATGCCGGATGTTGCAATAACGATGGGAGCGACACCGATCCCGAAAACACACTTTACCAACTTCCGCCCTCATGTAGAATCGGATGCGGATGATAATTTCAAATCCGAAAGCAATGATCAAATGATTAAAAAAGATCTGCATGGACAGCTCTGGC is part of the Sulfuricurvum sp. genome and harbors:
- a CDS encoding nitrate reductase cytochrome c-type subunit produces the protein MKANRIIGSLVAACILISGVYAASNANAGIDEKDLGMRKAEVYTEDTAAPDGTNYHKEAPGTSKKIERAYVNAPPMIPHDISDLGEIDKNNNACLGCHMPDVAITMGATPIPKTHFTNFRPHVESDADDNFKSESNDQMIKKDLHGQLWQGRYNCTQCHAPQTQGKLRVESNFKPDYTDKKGQKHKNKSYLIDEIDAGVQVGNGL
- the napH gene encoding quinol dehydrogenase ferredoxin subunit NapH, which translates into the protein MKHYKYLLMRRFTQIAILVLYIGANAWGWKILRGDLSASLLMGKVPLADPYAVLQIAVTGATLGIDIIAGALIVTLFYGIIGGRAFCSWVCPINMITDTAAWLRRKMKFSEIQKRFYMSRSLRYWILGLSLVLSAVMGVAAFELISPVSMAHRGAVFGMGMGGGALAVIFLFDLLVHENGWCGYICPLGASYALIGKFSLIRVHHDANKCTDCRDCITVCPEKEVLHMINRSSESVLMGECTNCGRCVDVCKEDALGFSIRSQLKQPKDEE